In Triticum urartu cultivar G1812 chromosome 6, Tu2.1, whole genome shotgun sequence, the following proteins share a genomic window:
- the LOC125516072 gene encoding uncharacterized protein LOC125516072 isoform X2, with the protein MSSPAPNSQYSGSNAFNLQIVVEAFFCTSPDGRKIYVKGRNLLWTVVVEKFSVDALTRQLALELNIGTNQLVLVSYFDKVLGENVRLLHDEQHYLMFDMYAAELKVPLSVVVVDVIGSSVFNGGSKIADFVPISVVPNDDPLVMGTQNYANIIQPNDAQAYLQTDTTNCPTTPTQPAPPPIVESVTSEVGSTSQPNVPHADQQQELQNPSTDPFDNEEEYVGVDDEHLVGVSIPEPAVVQALATTPDEKAEDEEAEDDMDISDVKHLIQQEEEVTDMPIQYNVATDPYNADIKVGALFPDIVTFRKAIRHHAVVKDFELAKVRTDSTRFMANCSYPSCPWRIHASRLRDQQVVMIKKIPSEHNCPTTKLVDSRMATQGWVAEKLVDWVKKNPGEGAKAAKTKLEGDFNFKLKYSKAWAGMKIALEQMHGKYEDSFQLLFNWKAEIEKRCPGSIVEIDLVKEKDKYYFNSLCSFQTLHRWFLSWMSTIHRSRCNCTEWQICWSISISDRS; encoded by the exons ATGTCATCCCCGGCCCCGAATTCTCA GTACAGTGGCAGCAATGCTTTTAATTTACAAATTGTTGTGGAGGCCTTTTTCTGTACAAGTCCTGATGGTAGGAAGATTTATGTGAAGGGAAGGAATTTGCTATGGACTGTAGTCGTAGAAAAGTTCAGCGTTGATGCATTAACACGCCAGCTAGCTTTAGAGTTGAACATTGGCACTAATCAATTGGTGTTAGTTTCATATTTTGACAAAGTGTTGGGTGAAAATGTCAGGCTGTTGCATGATGAGCAGCACTACTTGATGTTTGATATGTATGCAGCTGAGCTGAAAGTGCCACTTAGTGTGGTAGTGGTGGATGTAATTGGATCTAGTGTATTCAATGGTGGATCAAAAATTGCAGATTTTGTTCCTATTAGTGTTGTGCCTAATGATGATCCATTGGTCATGGGCACTCAAAATTATGCAAATATAATCCAGCCGAATGATGCACAAGCATACCTCCAGACCGACACTACTAATTGTCCAACAACGCCAACTCAGCCTGCACCGCCTCCTATAGTTGAGAGTGTCACATCAGAGGTTGGAAGTACAAGCCAGCCTAATGTGCCACATGCTGACCAACAACAAGAACTTCAAAATCCTTCCACTGATCCATTTGATAACGAGGAGGAGTATGTTGGAGTTGATGATGAACATCTAGTAGGTGTTAGCATTCCTGAACCTGCCGTAGTGCAAGCACTGGCTACAACACCTGATGAGAAAGCTGAAGATGAGGAGGCCGAAGATGATATGGATATCTCTGATGTTAAGCATCTTATCCAGCAGGAGGAAGAGGTTACTGACATGCCTATTCAGTACAATGTGGCCACTGATCCTTATAATGCTGACATTAAAGTGGGGGCTCTTTTTCCTGACATTGTAACCTTTAGAAAAGCAATAAGACATCATGCTGTGGTAAAAGACTTTGAGCTAGCTAAAGTAAGGACTGATTCTACTAGATTCATGGCTAATTGCTCATATCCTAGTTGCCCTTGGCGCATTCACGCATCGAGGTTGCGTGATCAACAAGTTGTCATG ATAAAGAAGATTCCCTCTGAGCACAATTGCCCTACTACAAAGCTTGTAGACAGCAGAATGGCAACACAAGGTTGGGTTGCAGAGAAGCTTGTTGATTGGGTGAAGAAAAACCCAGGAGAGGGAGCAAAGGCAGCGAAAACTAAGTTGGAGGGCGACTTCAACTTCAAGCTGAAGTATTCCAAAGCTTGGGCAGGTATGAAGATAGCTCTGGAACAAATGCATGGTAAATATGAGGATAGTTTTCAATTGTTGTTCAATTGGAAAGCAGAGATAGAGAAGAGATGCCCTGGTAGTATTGTTGAGATTGATTTGGTCAAGGAAAAAGATAAGTACTATTTCAATAGTCTTTGTAGCTTTCAAACCCTGCATAGATGGTTTCTTAGCTGGATGTCGACCATACATAGGAGTAGATGCAACTGCACTGAATGGCAAATATGTTGGTCAATTAGCATCAGCGACCGGAGTTGA
- the LOC125516072 gene encoding uncharacterized protein LOC125516072 isoform X1: MFDYPYDFHRYSGSNAFNLQIVVEAFFCTSPDGRKIYVKGRNLLWTVVVEKFSVDALTRQLALELNIGTNQLVLVSYFDKVLGENVRLLHDEQHYLMFDMYAAELKVPLSVVVVDVIGSSVFNGGSKIADFVPISVVPNDDPLVMGTQNYANIIQPNDAQAYLQTDTTNCPTTPTQPAPPPIVESVTSEVGSTSQPNVPHADQQQELQNPSTDPFDNEEEYVGVDDEHLVGVSIPEPAVVQALATTPDEKAEDEEAEDDMDISDVKHLIQQEEEVTDMPIQYNVATDPYNADIKVGALFPDIVTFRKAIRHHAVVKDFELAKVRTDSTRFMANCSYPSCPWRIHASRLRDQQVVMIKKIPSEHNCPTTKLVDSRMATQGWVAEKLVDWVKKNPGEGAKAAKTKLEGDFNFKLKYSKAWAGMKIALEQMHGKYEDSFQLLFNWKAEIEKRCPGSIVEIDLVKEKDKYYFNSLCSFQTLHRWFLSWMSTIHRSRCNCTEWQICWSISISDRS, translated from the exons ATGTTTGATTACCCATATGATTTTCATAGGTACAGTGGCAGCAATGCTTTTAATTTACAAATTGTTGTGGAGGCCTTTTTCTGTACAAGTCCTGATGGTAGGAAGATTTATGTGAAGGGAAGGAATTTGCTATGGACTGTAGTCGTAGAAAAGTTCAGCGTTGATGCATTAACACGCCAGCTAGCTTTAGAGTTGAACATTGGCACTAATCAATTGGTGTTAGTTTCATATTTTGACAAAGTGTTGGGTGAAAATGTCAGGCTGTTGCATGATGAGCAGCACTACTTGATGTTTGATATGTATGCAGCTGAGCTGAAAGTGCCACTTAGTGTGGTAGTGGTGGATGTAATTGGATCTAGTGTATTCAATGGTGGATCAAAAATTGCAGATTTTGTTCCTATTAGTGTTGTGCCTAATGATGATCCATTGGTCATGGGCACTCAAAATTATGCAAATATAATCCAGCCGAATGATGCACAAGCATACCTCCAGACCGACACTACTAATTGTCCAACAACGCCAACTCAGCCTGCACCGCCTCCTATAGTTGAGAGTGTCACATCAGAGGTTGGAAGTACAAGCCAGCCTAATGTGCCACATGCTGACCAACAACAAGAACTTCAAAATCCTTCCACTGATCCATTTGATAACGAGGAGGAGTATGTTGGAGTTGATGATGAACATCTAGTAGGTGTTAGCATTCCTGAACCTGCCGTAGTGCAAGCACTGGCTACAACACCTGATGAGAAAGCTGAAGATGAGGAGGCCGAAGATGATATGGATATCTCTGATGTTAAGCATCTTATCCAGCAGGAGGAAGAGGTTACTGACATGCCTATTCAGTACAATGTGGCCACTGATCCTTATAATGCTGACATTAAAGTGGGGGCTCTTTTTCCTGACATTGTAACCTTTAGAAAAGCAATAAGACATCATGCTGTGGTAAAAGACTTTGAGCTAGCTAAAGTAAGGACTGATTCTACTAGATTCATGGCTAATTGCTCATATCCTAGTTGCCCTTGGCGCATTCACGCATCGAGGTTGCGTGATCAACAAGTTGTCATG ATAAAGAAGATTCCCTCTGAGCACAATTGCCCTACTACAAAGCTTGTAGACAGCAGAATGGCAACACAAGGTTGGGTTGCAGAGAAGCTTGTTGATTGGGTGAAGAAAAACCCAGGAGAGGGAGCAAAGGCAGCGAAAACTAAGTTGGAGGGCGACTTCAACTTCAAGCTGAAGTATTCCAAAGCTTGGGCAGGTATGAAGATAGCTCTGGAACAAATGCATGGTAAATATGAGGATAGTTTTCAATTGTTGTTCAATTGGAAAGCAGAGATAGAGAAGAGATGCCCTGGTAGTATTGTTGAGATTGATTTGGTCAAGGAAAAAGATAAGTACTATTTCAATAGTCTTTGTAGCTTTCAAACCCTGCATAGATGGTTTCTTAGCTGGATGTCGACCATACATAGGAGTAGATGCAACTGCACTGAATGGCAAATATGTTGGTCAATTAGCATCAGCGACCGGAGTTGA